A part of Olleya sp. Bg11-27 genomic DNA contains:
- a CDS encoding YfiT family bacillithiol transferase, protein MTDQELNVLKYPIGPFDCPTLISASTIEAWISILEHFPNRLEQLVSHLTDKQLDTAYRPDGWTVRQVVHHVADSHHHSYIRFKWAMTEDNPLIKAYDENTWAAQHDYNQPIAISLLHIKAVHAKLVYYLKGLSIEQLQRTFIHPESQETVGLNKNVGIYAWHSNHHYAHIEALVKREGWA, encoded by the coding sequence ATGACAGACCAAGAGCTAAATGTATTAAAATATCCAATAGGACCATTTGATTGTCCAACACTGATATCCGCTTCCACTATTGAGGCATGGATTTCTATTTTAGAACATTTTCCTAATCGTTTAGAACAATTAGTAAGTCATCTGACTGATAAACAATTAGATACTGCTTACAGACCGGACGGTTGGACTGTCAGACAAGTTGTGCATCATGTGGCCGATAGTCATCATCATAGTTACATTCGTTTTAAATGGGCTATGACGGAAGATAATCCGCTTATAAAAGCTTACGACGAAAATACTTGGGCTGCACAACATGATTACAATCAGCCAATAGCGATCTCTTTATTACATATTAAAGCGGTACATGCTAAACTAGTCTATTATTTAAAAGGATTAAGTATAGAGCAGTTACAACGTACATTTATTCACCCAGAGAGTCAGGAGACTGTTGGTTTAAATAAAAATGTGGGTATTTATGCTTGGCATAGTAATCATCATTATGCACATATCGAAGCTTTAGTCAAACGTGAAGGTTGGGCTTAA
- a CDS encoding tRNA-binding protein, with the protein MSNTIQFEDFTKVDLRIGTIIEVNDFPEARNPAYQLTIDFGGLGIKKTSAQITTLYKKDVLLNRQIVAVVNFPRKQIAKFMSECLVLGAVIGKDVILLNPESKVPNGTAVS; encoded by the coding sequence ATGAGTAATACTATCCAATTTGAAGATTTTACCAAAGTAGATTTGCGTATCGGTACAATTATAGAAGTTAATGATTTTCCTGAAGCTAGGAATCCTGCATATCAATTAACGATTGATTTTGGTGGTTTGGGAATTAAAAAAACAAGTGCACAAATTACGACGTTATATAAAAAGGACGTCTTACTAAATAGGCAAATTGTTGCTGTAGTAAATTTTCCTAGAAAGCAGATTGCTAAGTTTATGAGTGAATGTCTTGTGCTTGGTGCAGTTATCGGTAAGGATGTTATATTACTTAACCCTGAAAGTAAAGTGCCTAATGGTACTGCTGTGTCGTAA
- a CDS encoding OsmC family protein — MNYSIKATATSKNNASIRIKDTAINFGTTKDSAETLANPAELFLSSFSACILKNVERFSDLMHFEYNTTEITVSAIRLEKPPRMDHINYELKVYSQDQTLNINLLKKNIEKFGTIYNTVSQCCTIVGDVKKISE; from the coding sequence ATGAACTATTCAATAAAAGCCACTGCAACTTCAAAAAACAATGCTTCCATTCGGATTAAAGACACCGCAATTAACTTTGGAACAACAAAAGATTCTGCAGAAACATTAGCCAATCCTGCTGAGTTATTTCTAAGTTCATTTTCAGCATGTATTCTTAAAAATGTAGAACGCTTTTCTGACCTAATGCACTTTGAATACAATACAACAGAAATCACTGTAAGCGCCATTCGTTTAGAAAAACCACCAAGAATGGATCACATTAATTATGAGTTAAAAGTGTACAGTCAAGACCAAACTTTAAATATAAATTTACTTAAAAAAAATATTGAAAAATTTGGTACCATATACAATACTGTTAGTCAGTGTTGCACGATAGTTGGTGACGTTAAAAAAATATCTGAGTAA
- a CDS encoding SIS domain-containing protein — protein sequence MKTKASIISSAKETIKLEGQSILNLSNLIDNDFAEAVELIYNSKGRVIITGIGKSAIIATKIVATLNSTGTPAVFMHAADAIHGDLGLILHDDVVICISKSGNTPEIKVLVPLIKNAKNKMIAITGNKDSFLGQQADFVLNAFVEKEACPNNLAPTTSTTAQLVLGDALAVSLLEIRGFSSTDFAKYHPGGALGKKLYLRVHDISSVNQKPEVTLDTNVKQVIIEISEKMLGVTAVTENNKIVGIITDGDLRRMLSKVDNFTSLTAKDIMSPNPKRIEEQAMAIDAMEVIETYGISQLLVENDGKYAGVVHVHDLIREGIL from the coding sequence TTGAAAACAAAAGCGTCCATTATTAGTAGTGCCAAAGAAACTATTAAATTAGAAGGACAGTCTATATTAAATCTGTCTAATTTAATTGATAATGACTTTGCTGAAGCAGTGGAATTAATTTATAATTCTAAAGGTCGCGTCATAATTACAGGTATTGGAAAAAGTGCCATAATAGCAACAAAGATAGTAGCTACGCTAAACTCGACAGGAACGCCTGCAGTATTTATGCACGCTGCAGATGCGATACATGGTGACTTAGGATTGATACTCCATGACGACGTTGTCATCTGTATTTCTAAAAGCGGAAATACACCCGAAATTAAAGTTTTAGTCCCTTTAATAAAAAATGCAAAAAATAAAATGATTGCCATAACTGGTAATAAAGATTCGTTTTTAGGCCAACAAGCCGATTTTGTTTTAAATGCATTTGTAGAAAAAGAAGCCTGTCCAAATAACCTAGCCCCGACCACTAGTACGACCGCGCAATTAGTTTTGGGAGATGCACTGGCTGTCAGCTTATTAGAAATCAGAGGGTTTTCTAGTACAGATTTCGCTAAATACCATCCAGGTGGCGCTTTAGGAAAAAAATTATATTTAAGAGTACATGATATTTCTTCTGTTAATCAAAAACCAGAAGTTACTTTAGACACGAACGTCAAACAGGTTATTATTGAAATTTCCGAAAAAATGTTAGGTGTCACTGCCGTTACAGAAAACAATAAAATTGTAGGTATTATTACAGATGGTGATTTACGTCGTATGTTAAGTAAAGTAGATAATTTTACGAGCTTAACGGCGAAGGATATTATGAGTCCAAATCCTAAACGTATCGAAGAACAAGCTATGGCTATTGATGCTATGGAAGTTATTGAAACGTATGGTATATCTCAATTATTAGTAGAAAATGATGGTAAATACGCAGGTGTTGTGCACGTCCATGATTTAATTAGAGAAGGTATTTTATAA
- a CDS encoding carboxymuconolactone decarboxylase family protein has protein sequence MSEPVKEFNDYREKMNDKILGDNNKIIKRIFNLDTNAFSEGALDVKTKELLGLVASTVLRCDDCIKYHLESSYKHGLTKEQVMETLSIATLVGGTIVIPHLRRAYEFWEALEAQDVIQQG, from the coding sequence ATGTCAGAACCAGTTAAAGAATTTAACGACTATCGCGAGAAAATGAATGATAAAATTCTAGGCGATAACAACAAAATAATCAAGCGTATTTTTAACCTTGATACCAATGCCTTTTCAGAAGGGGCTTTGGATGTTAAAACGAAAGAGTTATTAGGACTTGTAGCCTCTACAGTATTACGTTGCGATGACTGTATTAAATACCATTTAGAGTCTAGTTATAAACATGGTCTAACCAAAGAACAAGTTATGGAAACCTTGAGTATTGCAACATTAGTTGGTGGTACAATAGTAATACCTCATTTAAGGCGTGCTTACGAGTTTTGGGAAGCTTTAGAAGCTCAAGATGTTATACAACAAGGTTAA
- a CDS encoding ATP-dependent DNA helicase RecQ, translated as MKSDLHSALKKYFGFDEFKGLQEQVIQSITKQENTFVIMPTGGGKSLCYQLPALMQEGTAIVVSPLIALMKNQVDAIRGISDQHGVAHVLNSSLNKTEVKQVKEDITNGITKLLYVAPESLTKEENVEFLRTVKISFMAVDEAHCISEWGHDFRPEYRNLRSIIRRIGDDIPIIGLTATATPKVQEDILKNLGMNDANTFKASFNRPNLYYEIRPKTKTVDADIIRFVKQNEGKSGIIYCLSRKRVEELAQVLQVNGVKAVPYHAGLDAKKRSNHQDMFLMEDIDVVVATIAFGMGIDKPDVRFVIHHDIPKSIESYYQETGRAGRDGGEGHCLAYYAYKDIEKLEKFMSGKPVAEQEIGQALLQEVVAFAETSISRRKFILHYFGEAFDNATGEGGEMDDNMRHPKEKQEAKEDVKLLLEIVDATNEKYKAKDLVSVITGKTNALIASHKTDTQPFFGKGKDKDKSYWMALTRQALVAVFLKKDIETYGVIKITEKGRGYIETPESFMMTKDHQFGDATDNSIITAQSGTGAVVDEALMSMLKDLRKSNAKKLGVPPFVIFQDPSLEDMALKYPVSVVELSNVHGVGEGKAKKYGKDFVNLIAQYVEDNDITRPDDLVVKSTGSNSALKLYIIQNVDRKLPLTDISSAKGMEMPAFIKEMEAIVFSGTKLNIDYWINDILDEDQQEEIHDYFMESETDKIDVAIDEFDGDYDDEELRLYRIKFISEVAN; from the coding sequence GTGAAAAGCGATTTGCATTCTGCACTAAAAAAATACTTTGGTTTTGACGAGTTTAAAGGACTCCAAGAACAGGTTATACAAAGTATTACAAAACAAGAAAATACATTTGTGATCATGCCAACGGGTGGTGGTAAAAGTTTATGCTACCAGTTACCGGCATTAATGCAAGAGGGCACTGCTATTGTAGTGTCACCTTTAATTGCACTAATGAAAAATCAGGTGGATGCCATTCGTGGTATCTCTGATCAACATGGTGTTGCACATGTATTAAATTCATCTCTAAACAAGACAGAAGTTAAACAAGTTAAAGAGGACATTACCAACGGTATTACTAAACTGTTGTACGTCGCTCCAGAATCTTTAACTAAAGAAGAGAACGTTGAATTTTTACGAACCGTAAAAATCTCTTTTATGGCGGTGGACGAAGCCCATTGTATTAGTGAATGGGGACATGACTTTAGACCGGAATACCGTAATCTAAGATCTATTATAAGACGTATAGGCGATGATATCCCTATAATTGGATTAACAGCAACTGCGACACCTAAAGTGCAAGAAGACATCTTGAAAAACTTAGGAATGAATGATGCTAATACGTTTAAAGCGTCCTTTAATAGACCAAATTTATATTACGAAATACGTCCAAAAACCAAAACCGTAGATGCTGATATTATCCGTTTTGTAAAGCAAAACGAAGGTAAATCAGGGATTATCTATTGTTTAAGTAGAAAACGTGTGGAAGAGTTAGCACAAGTCTTACAAGTTAATGGTGTCAAAGCTGTACCCTATCATGCGGGATTAGATGCTAAAAAACGATCTAACCATCAAGACATGTTTTTGATGGAAGATATTGATGTTGTTGTTGCTACCATTGCTTTTGGAATGGGGATTGACAAACCAGATGTGCGTTTTGTAATTCATCATGACATCCCTAAAAGTATAGAAAGTTATTACCAAGAAACTGGGCGTGCTGGACGTGATGGAGGAGAAGGGCATTGTTTAGCCTATTACGCGTACAAGGATATCGAAAAACTAGAAAAGTTTATGTCGGGTAAACCGGTAGCGGAGCAAGAAATTGGTCAAGCGTTACTGCAAGAGGTGGTCGCTTTCGCGGAAACTTCAATATCGCGACGTAAATTTATATTGCATTATTTTGGAGAAGCTTTTGACAATGCTACAGGCGAAGGTGGAGAAATGGACGACAATATGCGTCATCCAAAAGAAAAGCAGGAAGCAAAGGAGGATGTGAAATTACTCTTAGAAATAGTGGATGCCACTAACGAAAAATATAAAGCAAAAGATCTTGTGAGTGTTATTACAGGAAAAACCAATGCTTTGATTGCGTCGCATAAAACAGATACACAACCCTTTTTTGGTAAAGGAAAAGATAAAGACAAGTCGTATTGGATGGCTTTAACGCGTCAAGCTTTAGTCGCTGTGTTCTTAAAAAAGGATATAGAAACGTATGGCGTTATTAAAATAACAGAAAAAGGACGTGGTTACATTGAAACACCTGAATCTTTTATGATGACTAAAGATCACCAATTTGGTGATGCTACGGATAACTCTATTATCACAGCACAAAGTGGAACAGGAGCAGTTGTAGATGAGGCGCTGATGTCCATGCTTAAAGATTTAAGAAAATCTAATGCTAAAAAATTAGGCGTCCCACCATTTGTTATCTTTCAAGATCCTTCTTTAGAAGATATGGCATTAAAATATCCCGTATCTGTAGTAGAATTATCTAATGTACATGGTGTAGGAGAAGGTAAAGCTAAAAAATACGGTAAGGATTTTGTTAATTTAATTGCACAATATGTCGAAGATAATGACATAACAAGACCGGATGATTTAGTTGTTAAATCTACAGGTAGTAACTCTGCACTTAAATTGTATATCATACAAAATGTAGATAGAAAATTACCTCTAACAGATATTTCTTCTGCAAAAGGGATGGAAATGCCCGCTTTTATAAAAGAAATGGAAGCTATTGTTTTTTCTGGTACAAAACTAAATATTGATTATTGGATAAATGATATTTTAGATGAAGACCAACAGGAAGAAATTCATGATTATTTTATGGAATCAGAAACGGATAAGATCGACGTTGCTATAGACGAATTTGATGGTGATTATGATGATGAAGAATTACGTTTGTATCGTATTAAATTTATAAGCGAAGTCGCAAACTAA
- a CDS encoding peptidylprolyl isomerase translates to MQDGLYAKFNTNKGEILVALEFEKTPGTVGNFVALAEGNMENSVKPQGTPYYDGLKFHRVIDDFMVQGGCPQGTGTGDPGYKFDDEFHPDLKHSGPGILSMANSGPGTNGSQFFITHVATDWLDGNHTVFGNVVKGQDVVDAIGQDDHIDTLEIVRVGADAENFNAIEAFRTFEGAREKRIAAEREAKSAELDKLAAGFEETASGLRYQIIQKGSGKKAEKGNQVSVHYKGQLADGTVFDSSYKRNQPLDFQVGVGQVISGWDEGIQLLHVGDKARFVIPSDLGYGSRGAGGAIPPDAVLIFDVELVAVN, encoded by the coding sequence ATGCAAGACGGTTTATACGCAAAATTTAATACGAATAAAGGCGAAATTTTAGTCGCTTTAGAATTTGAAAAGACTCCTGGAACAGTTGGTAACTTTGTTGCTTTAGCAGAAGGGAATATGGAAAACTCTGTTAAACCTCAAGGGACACCTTATTATGATGGTTTAAAATTTCACAGAGTAATAGATGATTTTATGGTACAAGGTGGTTGCCCACAAGGTACAGGAACTGGAGATCCAGGATATAAGTTTGATGACGAGTTTCATCCTGATTTAAAACACAGTGGACCTGGTATTTTAAGTATGGCAAACTCTGGACCTGGTACTAACGGAAGCCAGTTTTTTATTACACATGTTGCTACAGATTGGTTAGATGGTAATCATACTGTTTTTGGAAATGTTGTAAAAGGACAAGATGTTGTTGATGCTATTGGGCAAGACGATCATATTGATACTCTAGAAATTGTTAGAGTTGGTGCTGATGCAGAAAATTTTAATGCTATTGAAGCGTTTAGAACATTTGAAGGCGCAAGAGAAAAACGTATTGCTGCAGAGCGTGAAGCTAAAAGTGCAGAATTAGATAAATTAGCGGCAGGTTTTGAAGAAACAGCTAGCGGTTTACGTTACCAAATTATCCAAAAAGGATCTGGTAAAAAAGCAGAAAAAGGAAATCAAGTCTCTGTACACTATAAAGGACAATTAGCAGACGGAACTGTATTTGATAGTTCTTACAAACGTAATCAACCTTTAGATTTTCAAGTAGGAGTAGGTCAAGTTATTTCTGGTTGGGATGAAGGTATTCAGTTATTACATGTTGGTGATAAAGCCCGTTTTGTAATACCTTCAGACTTAGGTTATGGATCAAGAGGAGCAGGCGGAGCAATTCCACCAGATGCTGTACTTATTTTTGACGTAGAGTTAGTTGCAGTAAACTAA
- a CDS encoding TerC family protein codes for MLEIIFTLFMLVLLQAVLGFDNLLYISLESKKAPEADQKRVRKVGILIAIVLRIILLFVLVSIIDFFKEPFSFMTGELGSVASFAFNGHSLIVLAGGGFIIYTAIKEIWHMIGAHDLNADIEGDGTRGKSANAVVTSIVIMNLVFSFDSILAAIGLTSEIESATSAFIVMAIAIVISGLLMLFLADRISSFLAKNRMYEVLGLFILFIVGIMLVTEGGHLAHLKLFGNPIESMSKTTFYFVLVILIIVDVVQGRYQKKILAENAKVNTEKVTDEV; via the coding sequence ATGTTAGAAATTATTTTCACATTATTTATGCTTGTCTTATTGCAAGCCGTTTTAGGATTTGATAACCTTTTATATATCTCTTTAGAATCAAAAAAAGCACCTGAAGCGGATCAGAAACGTGTTAGGAAAGTCGGGATTTTAATTGCTATTGTATTACGTATTATATTATTGTTTGTACTAGTATCAATCATTGACTTTTTTAAAGAACCATTTTCTTTCATGACAGGCGAGTTAGGTAGTGTTGCTAGTTTTGCTTTTAATGGGCATAGTTTAATAGTCCTTGCTGGAGGTGGTTTTATTATTTATACGGCTATTAAAGAAATTTGGCATATGATTGGTGCCCACGATTTAAATGCTGATATAGAAGGAGACGGTACACGTGGTAAATCTGCTAATGCAGTTGTAACAAGTATTGTTATCATGAATTTAGTATTCTCTTTTGATTCTATTTTAGCGGCTATTGGTTTAACCAGTGAAATTGAAAGCGCTACGTCTGCATTTATTGTAATGGCTATTGCGATTGTAATTAGTGGGTTATTGATGTTGTTTTTAGCAGACCGAATTTCTTCGTTTTTAGCTAAGAATAGAATGTATGAGGTCCTTGGGTTATTTATCTTATTTATAGTCGGGATTATGTTGGTCACAGAAGGTGGACATTTAGCACACTTAAAGTTATTTGGAAACCCTATTGAATCGATGAGTAAAACAACGTTTTATTTTGTATTGGTTATTTTAATTATTGTAGATGTAGTACAAGGACGCTATCAGAAGAAGATTTTAGCAGAGAATGCTAAGGTTAATACGGAAAAAGTTACAGATGAGGTTTAA
- the lptB gene encoding LPS export ABC transporter ATP-binding protein, translating to MKLRAEHLMKSYNGRKVVKDVSLEVSQGEIVGLLGPNGAGKTTSFYMTVGLVKPNAGNIYLDDTNITNYPMYKRAQNGIGYLAQEASVFRKLSIEDNILSVLQMTKLTKKEQLHRMESLIEEFSLEHIRKSRGDLLSGGERRRTEIARALATNPSFILLDEPFAGVDPVAVEDIQRIVAQLTKKNIGILITDHNVQETLAITDRTYLMFEGSILKAGEPEELANDEMVRKVYLGQNFELRKKKIRE from the coding sequence ATGAAGCTTAGAGCCGAACATTTAATGAAGTCCTATAATGGACGTAAAGTAGTAAAAGACGTATCGCTTGAGGTTAGTCAAGGTGAAATTGTTGGGCTTTTAGGCCCTAATGGTGCCGGAAAGACAACTTCTTTTTATATGACGGTTGGTTTAGTAAAACCAAATGCTGGTAATATCTATTTAGACGATACTAACATTACGAACTATCCCATGTACAAACGTGCTCAAAACGGAATTGGTTACTTAGCACAAGAAGCTTCAGTGTTTAGAAAACTTAGTATTGAAGACAATATTTTAAGTGTTTTACAAATGACTAAACTAACTAAAAAAGAACAATTGCACCGCATGGAGTCTTTAATTGAAGAGTTTAGTTTAGAACATATCAGAAAAAGTAGAGGTGATTTATTATCAGGAGGAGAACGTCGTCGTACAGAGATTGCACGTGCATTAGCGACCAATCCAAGTTTTATTTTATTGGATGAACCTTTTGCCGGAGTAGATCCTGTGGCTGTAGAAGACATACAACGTATTGTAGCGCAATTAACCAAGAAGAACATTGGTATACTTATTACGGATCACAACGTACAAGAAACCTTAGCGATTACAGACAGAACCTATTTAATGTTTGAAGGAAGCATCCTTAAAGCAGGAGAACCAGAAGAACTTGCTAATGATGAAATGGTACGTAAAGTATACTTAGGTCAGAATTTTGAATTACGTAAAAAGAAGATTAGAGAGTAA
- a CDS encoding PUR family DNA/RNA-binding protein: MHNNEMMEKEEIFSKVLRAGRRTYFFDVRATKADDYYLTITESKKFTNDDGSFHYKKHKIYLYKEDFNEFNEILKEMTDYIINEKGDEVISERHQKDFKKEYDTPKPEAVKAVVSTETTDNATTAESRFTDVDFDDI, translated from the coding sequence ATGCATAATAACGAGATGATGGAGAAGGAAGAAATTTTTTCGAAAGTATTAAGAGCAGGAAGACGAACTTACTTCTTTGATGTAAGAGCAACAAAAGCAGATGATTATTACTTAACGATTACTGAAAGTAAAAAATTTACAAATGACGACGGATCATTTCATTACAAAAAACATAAAATCTATTTATATAAAGAAGATTTTAATGAATTTAATGAAATCTTAAAAGAAATGACGGATTATATCATTAACGAAAAAGGAGATGAAGTAATTAGTGAGCGTCACCAAAAAGATTTCAAAAAAGAATACGATACACCAAAACCGGAAGCTGTTAAAGCTGTAGTTTCTACTGAAACAACTGACAACGCAACAACTGCTGAAAGCAGATTTACAGATGTAGATTTTGATGATATCTAA
- a CDS encoding CDP-alcohol phosphatidyltransferase family protein, whose product MNIKAFIPNFITLLNLFCGSVAVIFAVNNHFVFAAFFVFLGIFFDFFDGLLARKLNVQSELGLQLDSLADMVTSGLVPGIVVFKLLELASNGRAITSVDEWSETMNWTGYHFNLLPFIGLFVTLASAYRLARFNIDEDQQSYFKGLPTPANALLILSLPLILEFQNNDLINSIILNQWFLIALTVLSCYILNSPVKLFALKFKNWSFKSNAVRYIFIILSIILLIVLHFAAIPAIIILYILLSLFNNIN is encoded by the coding sequence ATGAACATTAAAGCTTTTATACCAAACTTTATAACACTTCTTAATTTATTCTGCGGAAGTGTTGCCGTGATTTTTGCGGTTAATAACCATTTTGTTTTTGCTGCATTTTTTGTGTTTCTAGGGATTTTCTTTGACTTTTTTGATGGATTATTGGCTCGAAAATTAAATGTACAAAGCGAACTGGGACTTCAGCTAGATAGCTTAGCAGATATGGTTACTAGTGGATTAGTACCAGGTATTGTTGTTTTTAAATTACTAGAATTGGCGAGTAATGGTAGAGCGATTACCTCTGTTGATGAATGGTCTGAAACCATGAATTGGACAGGTTACCATTTTAATTTACTGCCATTTATTGGATTATTTGTCACTTTAGCGTCTGCTTATAGATTAGCACGTTTTAATATAGATGAAGATCAACAGAGTTACTTTAAAGGCTTACCAACACCTGCAAATGCCTTGTTGATTTTATCTTTACCTTTAATTTTAGAGTTTCAGAACAACGATTTAATTAATAGTATTATACTTAATCAATGGTTTTTAATAGCCTTAACGGTATTGAGTTGCTATATCTTAAATTCGCCAGTAAAATTGTTTGCCTTAAAATTTAAAAATTGGAGTTTTAAGTCCAATGCAGTACGTTACATCTTTATCATTTTAAGTATTATACTTTTAATCGTGTTACATTTTGCGGCTATACCGGCAATTATTATACTGTATATATTATTATCATTATTTAACAATATCAATTAA
- the tatC gene encoding twin-arginine translocase subunit TatC, producing the protein MAKKNVNEMSFLDHLEDLRWHLIRIVSAVVLCGLVAFCFPSILFDSILFAPQKMDFPTYQSLCEMSQFFGFEDISFCADAFPFIIQNREMAGQFSIHIWTSIYAGFIVAFPYVIYQLWKFISPGLTSKERRTSTGFIVISSLLFFMGVLFGYYIITPLSINFLGTYSVSAEVSNEIDISSYIGLIRASVLASGIIFELPILIYFLTKVGLVTPQFLKKYRKFALVIVLILSAVITPPDVASQIIVAIPVLVLYEVSIHISRMVVKKENKKEKKDVRTS; encoded by the coding sequence ATGGCGAAAAAAAATGTAAATGAGATGTCCTTTTTAGATCATCTTGAAGATTTAAGGTGGCATTTAATTAGGATTGTATCTGCTGTTGTTCTTTGTGGATTGGTAGCGTTCTGTTTTCCAAGTATTTTGTTTGACAGCATTTTATTTGCACCCCAGAAAATGGATTTCCCAACGTACCAATCGTTGTGTGAAATGTCTCAATTTTTCGGATTCGAAGACATTAGCTTTTGTGCGGACGCCTTTCCATTTATTATCCAAAACCGTGAAATGGCAGGACAATTTTCCATACATATATGGACGTCCATTTATGCTGGATTTATTGTTGCCTTCCCGTATGTAATCTATCAACTATGGAAATTTATTAGTCCAGGATTAACCTCCAAAGAAAGAAGAACATCCACTGGTTTTATAGTAATATCTTCCCTCTTGTTTTTTATGGGCGTCTTATTTGGATATTATATTATAACCCCATTATCTATCAACTTTTTAGGAACATACTCTGTAAGTGCAGAAGTATCAAACGAAATTGACATTTCCTCTTATATTGGTTTAATTAGAGCCTCTGTCTTGGCTTCTGGTATTATTTTTGAGCTACCTATATTAATATACTTTCTAACAAAAGTAGGTTTGGTTACTCCTCAATTTTTAAAAAAATATCGAAAATTCGCATTAGTTATTGTCTTAATTTTGTCGGCAGTAATTACACCTCCGGATGTAGCAAGTCAAATTATTGTAGCGATTCCTGTACTAGTTCTATACGAAGTTAGTATCCATATCTCTAGAATGGTAGTAAAAAAAGAAAATAAAAAAGAAAAAAAAGATGTCAGAACCAGTTAA